One Aegilops tauschii subsp. strangulata cultivar AL8/78 chromosome 2, Aet v6.0, whole genome shotgun sequence genomic window, CCGGCAGTGGTGCGGCTTCAGGTGCGGCCACACCAGCAGGCATCCCTAGAGCTTCAGCAGATGAGGCGTGGGGATAAGCGACGGGTACTTGAACTGGTTCATCTGCTGCCTGTGTATAAGCGATGGGTACTTGAACTGGTTCATCTGCTGCCTGGGGATAAGCGATGGGTACTTGAACTGGTTCATCTGTTGCTGGTGCAGAGGGCACAACACTTCCAACCGCTTTGGGTCCCTTCCGTCTCAGCGTGGCAAGCACATCACGCAGAGGTATGCCATCATTGTCAGAGTCAGATGCAGAATCTGAGGTCCAGGTTGCGGTGCTGCCTTCTGCAGGCAAGCTCAAGAAGTTCACTGCAGCAGTTCCCTTATTGCCACTGGTCTGGACAGGCTGTTGCACCTGCACACGAATTTAGCAGACAAATGATCAGATGTGTAAACAAACCATATGGCCACTTGCGGAAGAGAATTCTACGGTCTAATGAGGCTATACAATGGATGGCCTCGATGTTGCAGGGTTGCTGTCTGCAGGCAAGTTCAAGTCTATTGCAGCAGTTTGATTGTCACCGGCTTGAACAGGCTCTTCCACCTGCACACGATATCAGCATGCGGAAGGTCATGAGGGGAGGAACATCAAGGCTGACAAGGAGAGGAGCAAGTGATGGCGGAGTAAAAACCTCAATAAGAACCCAAACTTGCTGACCAAATTTCTGTAGGTCTGGCGATGTTAGTCTCCAGTACGATATGTACCTACCAGGTTTCGCAGGTGAAACAAAGTCAACACAAACATCGATTTCTCCATTCAAGGGGAAACCAGCCTCTGGAATCTGAGAAGTTCAAACGGAAGTTAGACTTTATTACTGTCCAAGATGCATCCATGTAAATCTCACATCCACAACATATTAGCAAATAAATTATATGTGGTTAGTAAGTACCGCTAATTTCACTAAGCTTTGGCGAGCAAATTGATCTCCACCAACCCAGGCAAGGTGGGTTCCATAAGGCCATACGATATTTCCATTGTTAAGCATGCACCAAATCTTACGAAATGGAGTTGATGGCGCCATTCGTGTTCCATCAGGGACAGTGAGATCCTTGACGAAACGGCAGTCAAGTTGGAGGAACCTCTTATCCTGAGAATTGTCAAACGGAAGTAAgtgtaaatattatgttactatcTCACGTTTAGTATATAATCATGAGTATGAACAGACTGATCTGATCACCTTATTCAGGTTTCTCAATCTTTCACTTACTGAGAGTGGCTTGTCCATTCTGGCATATTCAGCCTCATTGCCCATGCGATAGAAACAAGCACTGCATAGATCATAGTTGTACTTGCTGCTAGCAAAGAGAAAAATTGTCAAGAGAACAATTGTTTTCAAAATCCAATGAAAAATAAGATATGAATGAAGGACAGAATTACTATTTAATTGTAACTAAAATACTTACACAGTGGACTTGTAGCGAGGCCCAACAATAGGTGTCACCCCGCAGCCATCACATTCTACCCATTTATGAACCGACTGCTGTGGGATACCATACCCACTGTATGAACCAAATGAGTAGGGATCTTGATAAATTCCATATGGATTAACTGCGGAAGGCCTACTGAAGCTAAACTGATTGTAGTCATAGGCAGGTGGAGGAGGGAATGCCTTCTGCAAACCATGGGTTGGAAGTGAACAGTAAGGGGGAAGTCTCGGAATAGTTTCGAAGGTCGGCATTGAACTGGGTGGAGGGCCTCTGGGGGCAGGGAAGGCTGAGCTTGAATCACCATTGATCTTTTTGATATTCCCAAAGGGCGTATAACCGTTCGGAGAACCAAGAGTAGATCCACCAGGAGCAAATGAAGGAACAGGTGGCACCGAAGAAGACACGACAGATTTCCCCATACTTTGGGCATGTGATTTCCCCTTACTCAGGGCATCAGTTCTTTTCTTATGATACAAGAGTTTTCCACCAGAACCGACTAGAACCGATGGAACCCCAATTGAAGTACAGCCTGGCGCTTGTTGAACTTGAGCATTGGTCttctcaactagcacactcttaAGACCAAGTGCTCTAGATGATTTAGCATGTTGCGAATGTGAAGCTGGAACTGTTGCAGATTCACATGCATTATTATGTTTCATGTCTCTAAATGTTTGTGGATTACCACTAGAGGAACCAGATGAACTGTCAGAGAGACCACTGGTAGGTTCCATGCCGCTCTTGGGTGTCATCAGTTTAGCAATTCGATCCAGCAAGTCACGCACTGGTGGTGCCGATGATGCAGCTTTAGAGCGCAGCTCATGTGATAGTTTAGCAAGGACGGCAGGAACTTGCTCTGGTACAAACTTCAAGGCTTCATCAATAGCTGATTTCACCTGAGCTAGTTGATCTTCCATAGCTGCCGACATCTTAGACCTGGAATTCAAGGCTTGCTGGTTAGGCTGAGGTGCCCCGGCAGTGCTGCTTTTCAACTGAACATCAATCCTAAGAGGGTTCAGCTCCTGACTAACAGCAGCATCACgtaaatcatcatcatcatccaacATCACAACATCTCCATCCTCATCAGTATATGTGAGAATAAATTGCTCCTCGGGGCTGAACTTAAAAGCATTTGCAATCTTTGACTGAAGGGCAGCAAGATTATGATCTAAGTTTGAACCATTCACCGAAGCACTGAACCGCTTGAGAGTGCCACCATAGTTGACCTGAAACATCAACCAAACGTAAACTCAAATATTAACAAGAATGATGTATGACTGGAACTACAGAATAATGCGGAAGGATTCAACAGGTGGCACAAAGAAAACATATCCCTAGAACAAGTGTGTGTTGTTCC contains:
- the LOC109773319 gene encoding protein NBR1 homolog isoform X1; the encoded protein is MMPQQGTPPSFRGLVPLGRPRDLVIKVNYGGTLKRFSASVNGSNLDHNLAALQSKIANAFKFSPEEQFILTYTDEDGDVVMLDDDDDLRDAAVSQELNPLRIDVQLKSSTAGAPQPNQQALNSRSKMSAAMEDQLAQVKSAIDEALKFVPEQVPAVLAKLSHELRSKAASSAPPVRDLLDRIAKLMTPKSGMEPTSGLSDSSSGSSSGNPQTFRDMKHNNACESATVPASHSQHAKSSRALGLKSVLVEKTNAQVQQAPGCTSIGVPSVLVGSGGKLLYHKKRTDALSKGKSHAQSMGKSVVSSSVPPVPSFAPGGSTLGSPNGYTPFGNIKKINGDSSSAFPAPRGPPPSSMPTFETIPRLPPYCSLPTHGLQKAFPPPPAYDYNQFSFSRPSAVNPYGIYQDPYSFGSYSGYGIPQQSVHKWVECDGCGVTPIVGPRYKSTVKYNYDLCSACFYRMGNEAEYARMDKPLSVSERLRNLNKDKRFLQLDCRFVKDLTVPDGTRMAPSTPFRKIWCMLNNGNIVWPYGTHLAWVGGDQFARQSLVKLAIPEAGFPLNGEIDVCVDFVSPAKPGRYISYWRLTSPDLQKFGQQVWVLIEVEEPVQAGDNQTAAIDLNLPADSNPATSRPSIVQQPVQTSGNKGTAAVNFLSLPAEGSTATWTSDSASDSDNDGIPLRDVLATLRRKGPKAVGSVVPSAPATDEPVQVPIAYPQAADEPVQVPIAYTQAADEPVQVPVAYPHASSAEALGMPAGVAAPEAAPLPEPISVPEPLPAPTLVNSHVAPVSMPLPDQTINNNNMEEKLLRELADMGFRQVDLNKEVLRQNEYDLQKSVDDLCGFHEWDPLLAELKELGFDD
- the LOC109773319 gene encoding protein NBR1 homolog isoform X4; this encodes MMPQQGTPPSFRGLVPLGRPRDLVIKVNYGGTLKRFSASVNGSNLDHNLAALQSKIANAFKFSPEEQFILTYTDEDGDVVMLDDDDDLRDAAVSQELNPLRIDVQLKSSTAGAPQPNQQALNSRSKMSAAMEDQLAQVKSAIDEALKFVPEQVPAVLAKLSHELRSKAASSAPPVRDLLDRIAKLMTPKSGMEPTSGLSDSSSGSSSGNPQTFRDMKHNNACESATVPASHSQHAKSSRALGLKSVLVEKTNAQVQQAPGCTSIGVPSVLVGSGGKLLYHKKRTDALSKGKSHAQSMGKSVVSSSVPPVPSFAPGGSTLGSPNGYTPFGNIKKINGDSSSAFPAPRGPPPSSMPTFETIPRLPPYCSLPTHGLQKAFPPPPAYDYNQFSFSRPSAVNPYGIYQDPYSFGSYSGYGIPQQSVHKWVECDGCGVTPIVGPRYKSTVKYNYDLCSACFYRMGNEAEYARMDKPLSDKRFLQLDCRFVKDLTVPDGTRMAPSTPFRKIWCMLNNGNIVWPYGTHLAWVGGDQFARQSLVKLAIPEAGFPLNGEIDVCVDFVSPAKPGRYISYWRLTSPDLQKFGQQVWVLIEVEEPVQAGDNQTAAIDLNLPADSNPATSRPSIVQQPVQTSGNKGTAAVNFLSLPAEGSTATWTSDSASDSDNDGIPLRDVLATLRRKGPKAVGSVVPSAPATDEPVQVPIAYPQAADEPVQVPIAYTQAADEPVQVPVAYPHASSAEALGMPAGVAAPEAAPLPEPISVPEPLPAPTLVNSHVAPVSMPLPDQTINNNNMEEKLLRELADMGFRQVDLNKEVLRQNEYDLQKSVDDLCGFHEWDPLLAELKELM
- the LOC109773319 gene encoding protein NBR1 homolog isoform X3; its protein translation is MMPQQGTPPSFRGLVPLGRPRDLVIKVNYGGTLKRFSASVNGSNLDHNLAALQSKIANAFKFSPEEQFILTYTDEDGDVVMLDDDDDLRDAAVSQELNPLRIDVQLKSSTAGAPQPNQQALNSRSKMSAAMEDQLAQVKSAIDEALKFVPEQVPAVLAKLSHELRSKAASSAPPVRDLLDRIAKLMTPKSGMEPTSGLSDSSSGSSSGNPQTFRDMKHNNACESATVPASHSQHAKSSRALGLKSVLVEKTNAQVQQAPGCTSIGVPSVLVGSGGKLLYHKKRTDALSKGKSHAQSMGKSVVSSSVPPVPSFAPGGSTLGSPNGYTPFGNIKKINGDSSSAFPAPRGPPPSSMPTFETIPRLPPYCSLPTHGLQKAFPPPPAYDYNQFSFSRPSAVNPYGIYQDPYSFGSYSGYGIPQQSVHKWVECDGCGVTPIVGPRYKSTVKYNYDLCSACFYRMGNEAEYARMDKPLSDKRFLQLDCRFVKDLTVPDGTRMAPSTPFRKIWCMLNNGNIVWPYGTHLAWVGGDQFARQSLVKLAIPEAGFPLNGEIDVCVDFVSPAKPGRYISYWRLTSPDLQKFGQQVWVLIEVEEPVQAGDNQTAAIDLNLPADSNPATSRPSIVQQPVQTSGNKGTAAVNFLSLPAEGSTATWTSDSASDSDNDGIPLRDVLATLRRKGPKAVGSVVPSAPATDEPVQVPIAYPQAADEPVQVPIAYTQAADEPVQVPVAYPHASSAEALGMPAGVAAPEAAPLPEPISVPEPLPAPTLVNSHVAPVSMPLPDQTINNNNMEEKLLRELADMGFRQVDLNKEVLRQNEYDLQKSVDDLCGFHEWDPLLAELKELGFDD
- the LOC109773319 gene encoding protein NBR1 homolog isoform X2, encoding MMPQQGTPPSFRGLVPLGRPRDLVIKVNYGGTLKRFSASVNGSNLDHNLAALQSKIANAFKFSPEEQFILTYTDEDGDVVMLDDDDDLRDAAVSQELNPLRIDVQLKSSTAGAPQPNQQALNSRSKMSAAMEDQLAQVKSAIDEALKFVPEQVPAVLAKLSHELRSKAASSAPPVRDLLDRIAKLMTPKSGMEPTSGLSDSSSGSSSGNPQTFRDMKHNNACESATVPASHSQHAKSSRALGLKSVLVEKTNAQVQQAPGCTSIGVPSVLVGSGGKLLYHKKRTDALSKGKSHAQSMGKSVVSSSVPPVPSFAPGGSTLGSPNGYTPFGNIKKINGDSSSAFPAPRGPPPSSMPTFETIPRLPPYCSLPTHGLQKAFPPPPAYDYNQFSFSRPSAVNPYGIYQDPYSFGSYSGYGIPQQSVHKWVECDGCGVTPIVGPRYKSTVKYNYDLCSACFYRMGNEAEYARMDKPLSVSERLRNLNKDKRFLQLDCRFVKDLTVPDGTRMAPSTPFRKIWCMLNNGNIVWPYGTHLAWVGGDQFARQSLVKLAIPEAGFPLNGEIDVCVDFVSPAKPGRYISYWRLTSPDLQKFGQQVWVLIEVEEPVQAGDNQTAAIDLNLPADSNPATSRPSIVQQPVQTSGNKGTAAVNFLSLPAEGSTATWTSDSASDSDNDGIPLRDVLATLRRKGPKAVGSVVPSAPATDEPVQVPIAYPQAADEPVQVPIAYTQAADEPVQVPVAYPHASSAEALGMPAGVAAPEAAPLPEPISVPEPLPAPTLVNSHVAPVSMPLPDQTINNNNMEEKLLRELADMGFRQVDLNKEVLRQNEYDLQKSVDDLCGFHEWDPLLAELKELM